A region of Legionella donaldsonii DNA encodes the following proteins:
- a CDS encoding HipA N-terminal domain-containing protein, translating to MVEIKMIGAKQTLDVYLGKNQIANIAFIEDQLYWKYNENWQKKGYAISPHLPLHQDIPSLNVQRFLRNLLPEGNPLEVDNQYPFFARAVLCLFQI from the coding sequence ATGGTGGAGATAAAAATGATTGGAGCTAAGCAAACCCTGGATGTTTATCTAGGAAAAAATCAAATAGCCAATATTGCTTTTATCGAGGACCAGTTGTACTGGAAATATAATGAAAACTGGCAAAAGAAAGGTTACGCTATATCTCCACATTTACCCTTGCATCAAGATATTCCATCTTTAAATGTGCAGCGTTTTTTACGGAATTTATTACCTGAAGGAAACCCCCTGGAGGTTGATAACCAATATCCATTTTTCGCAAGGGCGGTATTATGTCTTTTCCAAATTTGA
- a CDS encoding DMT family transporter, which produces MDNKNKSILGVGAILLATIFWGMTFAFIKDAVATLSPFNFLFWRFGIASFLLLLIFWKKIRFDRQTLFYGTFLGLLLAGTVIFQTIGLRYTTASTASFITGLSVIVVALFESCLHKQWPSIYVIAATLIALVGVGFITLSDGFTVSHGDLWVLLCAFCFAGYILFAGKASQIHQSLSLTFIQSIFVCILAGVASLFTTRLAIPSQTNVWVAILFCSIFASIFAFLLQLQFQKYVSSTKAAIIFSLEPVFATITAAIYLHEQLTVQFFIGALMIFFAILLSEKRTKQKVIPQD; this is translated from the coding sequence TTGGATAATAAAAATAAATCTATTTTGGGTGTTGGAGCAATCTTATTAGCCACAATATTTTGGGGAATGACCTTTGCATTTATTAAGGATGCGGTGGCAACACTATCACCCTTTAATTTTTTGTTTTGGCGTTTTGGTATCGCTAGCTTCTTATTACTCCTTATTTTTTGGAAAAAAATAAGGTTCGATCGGCAAACCCTATTTTATGGCACCTTTTTAGGTCTCCTCCTGGCTGGTACAGTGATATTCCAAACCATCGGCTTACGCTACACGACTGCCTCGACTGCGAGCTTTATCACTGGACTGTCCGTTATAGTAGTTGCCCTCTTTGAGTCTTGCCTTCATAAACAATGGCCGTCCATCTATGTCATTGCTGCCACGTTAATTGCCCTGGTTGGGGTTGGGTTTATTACGCTTTCTGATGGATTTACAGTTAGTCACGGCGATCTCTGGGTTTTATTGTGTGCATTTTGTTTTGCGGGCTATATTTTATTCGCTGGTAAAGCCTCTCAGATTCACCAATCACTCTCCTTAACGTTCATTCAATCCATTTTTGTTTGTATTTTAGCGGGAGTTGCCAGCTTATTTACTACAAGACTTGCTATTCCCTCACAAACGAATGTTTGGGTTGCCATTTTATTTTGCAGTATCTTTGCTTCAATTTTTGCTTTTTTGCTACAACTCCAATTTCAAAAATATGTTAGCTCTACTAAAGCAGCAATTATTTTTTCCCTTGAACCGGTATTTGCAACCATAACTGCCGCAATTTATTTGCATGAGCAATTAACTGTCCAATTCTTCATTGGAGCTTTAATGATATTTTTTGCCATTTTGCTATCAGAAAAACGGACTAAACAAAAAGTAATTCCGCAAGATTAA
- a CDS encoding ligase-associated DNA damage response exonuclease: MHPKQWLAIKKEGLYCIPGDFFIDPVLPVKQAIITHAHRDHARSGHEQVFAHTHTIDLMAIRYDEGFASKFRRLAYYERVRVKDVECYLLPAGHILGSSQVVIEYKGSRLIISGDYKRSLDPTCDPFVAEPCDVFITEATFGLPIFKHPPIEKEINKLLASLEAFPHRCHLVGVYALGKCQRLVRTLRLMGYLDPIFIHGALKKLCDFYESMKIDLGELRIASTLDAGTSQGKIVLCPPSALRDRWSRRFANVVVSMASGWMQTRARAKQQGVELPLVISDHADWFELIQTIKEINPQEVWITHGQEEALVYYLNQQGYKAQALHLLGYEEHED, encoded by the coding sequence ATGCATCCAAAACAATGGTTGGCGATTAAAAAAGAGGGCTTGTATTGCATTCCCGGGGATTTTTTTATTGACCCTGTTTTGCCAGTTAAGCAGGCAATTATTACCCATGCCCATCGTGATCATGCACGCTCTGGACATGAGCAAGTGTTCGCACATACCCATACCATTGATCTAATGGCGATACGCTATGATGAAGGTTTTGCCTCAAAATTTCGCCGTTTGGCTTATTATGAGAGAGTGAGAGTTAAGGACGTTGAGTGTTATTTATTGCCCGCCGGTCACATTCTAGGTAGTTCTCAGGTTGTTATCGAATACAAAGGTTCGCGCCTAATTATTTCTGGTGATTATAAACGCTCCTTAGATCCAACTTGTGACCCTTTTGTAGCAGAACCTTGCGATGTATTTATTACTGAAGCAACCTTTGGCCTGCCTATTTTTAAGCATCCCCCTATTGAGAAAGAGATTAATAAGTTGCTGGCGTCCTTAGAGGCATTTCCTCATCGTTGTCATTTAGTGGGTGTCTATGCTTTAGGGAAATGCCAGCGATTAGTCAGAACGTTAAGACTTATGGGTTATCTGGATCCTATTTTTATCCATGGCGCATTAAAAAAACTGTGTGATTTTTATGAATCAATGAAAATAGATTTAGGAGAGTTACGAATCGCATCGACTCTGGATGCCGGTACCTCTCAAGGGAAAATTGTCTTATGCCCTCCCAGTGCCTTAAGGGATAGATGGAGTAGACGCTTTGCCAATGTAGTGGTTTCCATGGCATCAGGGTGGATGCAAACCAGAGCAAGAGCCAAACAACAAGGGGTAGAGTTGCCATTAGTTATTTCTGATCATGCTGATTGGTTTGAGTTAATACAAACTATTAAGGAAATTAATCCCCAAGAAGTCTGGATTACCCATGGACAGGAAGAAGCCCTTGTTTATTATTTAAATCAACAAGGCTATAAGGCCCAAGCGTTGCATTTACTGGGTTATGAGGAGCATGAGGATTAA
- a CDS encoding septal ring lytic transglycosylase RlpA family protein: protein MRIAVKTMHYFVIMGLLFNLTACMKTKSQGEMASYKVRGKVYTPLRSAKGYKARGLATFYGKRFHHRKTSNGERYNMYSMTAAHPTLPFNTRLRVKNLKNGRTVVVRINDRGPFYSTRILDLSYAAANRLGITSPSMVEIQALS, encoded by the coding sequence ATGAGAATAGCCGTTAAAACGATGCATTATTTTGTCATTATGGGATTGCTGTTTAATTTAACCGCCTGTATGAAAACAAAGTCCCAAGGGGAAATGGCTTCCTATAAAGTCAGGGGTAAAGTATATACCCCTCTGAGATCGGCAAAAGGGTATAAAGCACGAGGACTCGCTACGTTTTATGGTAAACGCTTCCATCATCGCAAGACATCCAATGGAGAGCGGTACAATATGTATTCTATGACAGCCGCACATCCTACGCTTCCCTTTAATACCCGGCTACGGGTTAAGAATCTGAAAAATGGACGAACCGTAGTGGTTCGTATTAATGATCGCGGCCCCTTTTATAGTACGCGCATTTTAGATCTTTCTTATGCTGCTGCAAATCGTCTGGGAATCACAAGTCCTTCTATGGTAGAAATACAAGCGCTCAGTTAG
- a CDS encoding zinc-dependent alcohol dehydrogenase, whose product MKAICWHGKKDVRIEKVPDPEIINEQDAIIRVTATAICGSDLHLYNGLMPTMESGDILGHEFMGEVVELGSANKKLKIGDKVVVPFTISCGKCHFCKKKLYASCELSNPNGEIARQQMGQTPAGMFGYSHLLGGFSGGQAEYVRVPFANVGPIKVPSDIADEKLLFLSDIFPTGYMAAENCAIEEGDTVAVWGCGPVGQFAIQSAWMLGAGRVIAIDCVAERLKLAEKFGHAETINFKEEDVFDALMVMTKGLGPERCIDAVGCEAHVGPSFDSIVDRVKQMTYLLTDRAHVLREAIRCCGKAGTISMPGVYLDNLDNIPFGAAMNKGLTFRMGQTHVQRYLPMLLKKITDGEIDPSKIITHRIKLKAAPDAYKIFEEKQNGCIKVVMTP is encoded by the coding sequence ATGAAAGCAATATGCTGGCATGGAAAGAAAGACGTACGTATTGAAAAAGTCCCTGATCCTGAAATCATTAATGAGCAAGATGCAATAATCCGCGTTACCGCAACAGCAATTTGTGGTTCTGATCTCCATCTTTATAACGGGTTAATGCCTACTATGGAATCTGGAGATATTTTGGGACATGAATTCATGGGAGAAGTTGTTGAACTAGGCTCAGCGAATAAAAAATTAAAAATTGGCGATAAAGTTGTTGTCCCTTTCACCATTTCTTGCGGTAAATGCCATTTCTGTAAGAAAAAACTCTATGCAAGTTGCGAACTGTCTAATCCTAATGGAGAAATAGCCAGACAACAAATGGGACAAACACCCGCAGGCATGTTTGGCTATTCCCATCTGTTAGGAGGTTTTTCTGGTGGCCAGGCAGAGTATGTAAGAGTTCCTTTTGCAAATGTAGGTCCTATCAAAGTTCCCTCGGATATTGCTGATGAGAAACTATTATTTCTATCTGATATTTTTCCTACCGGGTACATGGCAGCCGAGAATTGTGCTATCGAAGAGGGAGATACAGTAGCTGTCTGGGGTTGTGGACCGGTGGGACAATTTGCCATCCAAAGCGCATGGATGTTAGGTGCAGGACGGGTGATTGCCATTGACTGTGTTGCAGAGCGCTTAAAACTCGCCGAAAAATTTGGTCATGCTGAAACGATTAATTTCAAAGAAGAAGATGTTTTTGATGCCTTAATGGTAATGACTAAAGGACTAGGTCCAGAACGTTGTATTGATGCTGTTGGATGCGAGGCCCATGTAGGACCTTCGTTTGACTCGATTGTCGATCGAGTTAAGCAAATGACTTACTTGCTTACCGATCGAGCCCATGTCCTAAGAGAGGCTATTCGATGTTGTGGGAAGGCTGGGACTATTTCTATGCCAGGAGTGTACTTAGACAATCTCGATAATATTCCTTTTGGGGCAGCCATGAATAAAGGATTAACTTTTAGAATGGGACAAACCCATGTACAACGCTACTTGCCTATGCTGTTGAAAAAAATAACGGATGGTGAAATTGATCCATCTAAAATCATCACACACCGCATTAAGTTAAAGGCTGCTCCGGACGCTTATAAAATTTTTGAAGAAAAACAAAATGGTTGTATCAAGGTGGTTATGACCCCCTAG
- the nhaA gene encoding Na+/H+ antiporter NhaA: protein MPFNPQLPKEPIHRISKPLARFIRIETSTACLLLLSTIISLVIANSPWSRPFLSMWEISLGIHIGDFEFSRPIHAWINDGLMTLFFFFVSLELKRELVFGELRNPRMALLPIIAALGGMLVPALIYLMLQPAGPGQNGWGTVMATDTAFVIGCLAIFGKHIPQSLRMFMLSLAIIDDIGAILVVAIGYSQGISWMPLFIAAIGFIFVHTIKRLGIRNLVVYFFIGALIWVAIDSSGIHPTVTGVILGLMTPTRIWINDKQLHKILEHIVSYPPGEHWSGDTEDRKALLRAEVAAREALSPVERLEIFLHPWVGYLILPLFALANAGIPISSADFTNGVTVAVFLGFILGKPIGVFGFSFIAEFFGLAKRPDDLNWILLASGSILTGIGFTMAIFIANLAFTPELINGARLGILSASIFSALVGMLVLLFYKLYSLK from the coding sequence GTGCCATTCAATCCACAATTACCTAAGGAACCCATACATCGGATATCCAAACCATTGGCCCGATTTATTCGTATTGAGACTAGCACAGCATGCTTATTGTTGTTGTCTACTATTATTTCGTTAGTAATTGCGAATTCTCCTTGGTCCAGGCCTTTTTTATCCATGTGGGAAATCTCTTTGGGAATTCACATAGGGGATTTTGAATTTTCCCGCCCAATACATGCTTGGATAAACGATGGATTAATGACCTTATTTTTCTTTTTTGTCTCTTTAGAATTGAAACGAGAATTAGTATTTGGTGAGTTACGAAATCCTCGAATGGCTTTACTCCCTATTATCGCAGCGCTTGGTGGCATGCTTGTACCAGCTCTAATTTATCTCATGCTCCAACCAGCTGGGCCAGGGCAGAATGGATGGGGTACGGTGATGGCAACTGATACTGCTTTTGTTATCGGCTGCTTGGCAATTTTTGGTAAGCATATACCTCAAAGCCTTCGTATGTTTATGTTGTCACTGGCTATTATTGATGATATTGGTGCAATTCTGGTTGTTGCCATTGGCTACAGTCAAGGGATTTCATGGATGCCTCTTTTTATAGCGGCAATAGGTTTTATTTTTGTACATACAATAAAACGGCTTGGAATTCGTAATTTAGTCGTTTATTTTTTTATTGGTGCTCTTATTTGGGTTGCAATAGATTCATCGGGTATTCACCCCACTGTTACCGGTGTTATTCTGGGTTTAATGACTCCCACCAGGATATGGATAAATGATAAACAATTACATAAAATTTTAGAGCATATAGTTTCTTATCCCCCTGGAGAACATTGGAGCGGCGATACAGAAGATCGTAAAGCGTTGCTTCGGGCGGAAGTAGCTGCTCGTGAGGCTCTTTCGCCGGTTGAACGATTGGAAATCTTTTTGCATCCATGGGTTGGTTATCTCATTTTGCCTTTATTTGCATTAGCTAACGCAGGCATACCGATTTCTTCCGCCGATTTTACTAATGGGGTTACTGTAGCTGTTTTTCTAGGGTTCATTTTGGGAAAACCAATAGGAGTTTTTGGTTTTAGTTTTATCGCTGAATTTTTTGGACTAGCGAAACGACCTGACGATCTTAATTGGATATTGTTAGCCAGTGGCAGTATATTAACTGGAATCGGGTTTACAATGGCTATTTTTATCGCTAATTTAGCGTTCACTCCAGAGCTTATTAATGGTGCTCGGTTGGGGATTTTGTCAGCAAGTATTTTTTCTGCTTTAGTGGGGATGCTGGTGCTTTTATTTTATAAATTATATTCACTGAAATGA
- a CDS encoding cisplatin damage response ATP-dependent DNA ligase, whose protein sequence is MKKLAQLLHNLYFTYGHLDKMTLLLNFFSSTPDPERGYALAIMANTLVFPTFNRVLIRELIQDKMDPVLFELSYDYVGDISETIALLWPQPGANNELPLLSSLIAKFKSLPKNEIKNYLSDLLNHSNVIERWAILKLGTGSLRIGISARFLKNTLAKYGKVDVQEIEQIWHGLNPPYIELFAWLEKKSAVPLNKESIFFHPVMLSHPFDEKELQQINLQEFSFERKYDGIRVQIVSTDQGKALFTRTGDNISHSFPDLLASIQGKVVLDGELIIKTMNGIGSFNDLQQRLNRKTISKKRLSDSPAAIILYDILSWNSDDLRALAFTERRQKLEQWVAIHPADNILLSELLTCKEGCTLPQLKHQILQENHPAVEGLMIKNKQSPYLAGRPMGHWYKWKRDPLIIDAVLMYAQRGHGKRSSYYSDYTFGLWQEGELLPIGKAYFGFTDEELRQLDQWIRNNTIHRFGPVREVKKELVFEVAFDAVNLSSRHKSGLALRFPRINRIRWDKPAEEADQLKTLSKLMK, encoded by the coding sequence ATGAAAAAATTGGCTCAGCTTCTCCACAATCTTTATTTTACTTATGGTCATTTGGATAAAATGACGTTACTGCTTAATTTTTTCTCTAGTACACCCGATCCAGAACGTGGGTATGCCCTCGCTATTATGGCAAATACCCTGGTTTTTCCTACTTTTAATCGTGTGTTAATTAGAGAGTTAATCCAGGATAAAATGGATCCTGTTTTATTTGAGCTTTCTTATGATTATGTGGGCGATATCTCAGAAACTATCGCTTTGCTTTGGCCTCAGCCGGGAGCTAATAATGAATTGCCTTTGCTCTCCAGCTTAATTGCCAAATTCAAATCCCTACCCAAAAATGAAATTAAAAATTATTTAAGTGATTTACTCAATCACAGTAATGTTATCGAGCGTTGGGCCATTTTAAAATTAGGTACAGGGAGTTTACGGATTGGTATTTCGGCACGCTTTCTAAAAAATACTTTAGCTAAATATGGCAAAGTTGATGTACAGGAAATCGAACAAATCTGGCATGGATTAAATCCACCCTATATTGAATTGTTTGCTTGGCTAGAAAAAAAGAGTGCCGTACCCCTAAATAAGGAATCGATTTTCTTTCATCCCGTTATGTTATCTCACCCCTTTGACGAAAAAGAGTTGCAACAAATCAATCTCCAGGAATTTTCCTTTGAGCGAAAATATGATGGTATCCGCGTTCAAATTGTATCGACGGATCAAGGAAAGGCTCTGTTTACCCGTACTGGCGATAATATCAGTCATTCCTTTCCGGATCTGCTGGCTTCCATACAAGGCAAGGTCGTATTAGACGGAGAGTTAATCATTAAAACGATGAATGGGATTGGTAGTTTTAACGATTTACAGCAACGATTAAACCGCAAAACAATATCCAAAAAACGCTTATCAGATTCTCCTGCAGCCATAATACTCTATGATATTTTAAGCTGGAATTCGGACGATCTGCGAGCCTTAGCCTTTACTGAACGTCGGCAAAAACTGGAGCAATGGGTGGCGATTCACCCAGCAGATAATATCCTCCTTTCAGAGTTATTAACCTGCAAAGAAGGCTGTACCTTACCGCAATTAAAACACCAAATTCTGCAAGAAAATCATCCAGCCGTAGAAGGGTTAATGATTAAAAATAAGCAAAGCCCTTATCTTGCCGGGAGACCAATGGGACATTGGTACAAATGGAAACGAGATCCGTTAATCATTGATGCAGTGCTCATGTATGCTCAGCGAGGGCATGGTAAACGCTCTTCTTATTACTCAGATTATACTTTTGGCTTGTGGCAAGAAGGGGAGTTACTGCCAATCGGTAAAGCCTATTTCGGATTTACCGATGAAGAGCTCAGACAACTGGATCAATGGATACGCAATAACACTATCCATCGTTTTGGCCCTGTTCGGGAAGTAAAAAAGGAATTGGTTTTTGAAGTTGCTTTTGATGCAGTGAATTTGTCTTCTCGCCATAAATCAGGGCTAGCTCTCCGATTCCCTCGCATTAATCGGATAAGATGGGATAAACCAGCTGAGGAGGCCGATCAACTGAAAACGTTATCAAAATTGATGAAATAG
- a CDS encoding helix-turn-helix domain-containing protein has protein sequence MAKQIKKLPTPNLQSPLTAKLLGDAIKARRTQSNLKLEDAAALCGIAKETFMKIEHGQSNCQLASVLQICSGLGINLYIKPWVENGGDKNDWS, from the coding sequence ATGGCCAAGCAAATTAAAAAACTACCGACTCCTAATCTTCAGTCGCCGTTAACAGCAAAATTGTTAGGAGATGCCATTAAAGCCCGTCGAACTCAAAGTAATTTAAAATTAGAGGATGCGGCTGCTTTATGTGGTATAGCCAAAGAAACCTTTATGAAAATAGAGCATGGGCAATCGAACTGTCAATTAGCAAGTGTATTACAAATTTGCTCTGGTTTAGGGATAAATCTTTACATAAAACCGTGGGTGGAGAATGGTGGAGATAAAAATGATTGGAGCTAA
- a CDS encoding IS1634 family transposase yields the protein MLNRDTVSSEQLGHLGLVAATIRELGIIERIDARLELNEKKGGVVSYGRRVAAMVINGLGFMNSRLYMTPHFFQDKPVAQLLGSELDAAHLNDDSLGRCLDKIAEYGVTRLYSELAFEIAREKNLLSQRLHLDSTSFVLYGRYDTEEAAPGIAQPDYGYSKANRSDLKQVMLSLVQGGAANIPLWMEALDGNSSDKTSFQETVRRVQAFTQSIHGMPDGLCFVVDAAFYVPEQLASLNNVFWITRVPAQLNEAKVLLNKPCDALTWEPFDANYRGSVHETVLYGIPQRWVLIESQQARLRELKTFQRHLDKKSQELIKSLWHLGHQVFQCPDDAKQALKPLIKSLKYHQIHYEILPVERHTGKGRPKPGAQKMVIGYQIQACLSTCLERVGAKKETLGRFILASNQCDSSLLNNHAMLQQYKEQSCVESSFKFMKNNAFELDSFFLKTPERITALMMVMTLCLMVYNFAQAHIRQCLKEHDEALPNQLGKPVQNPTMKWIAELMNVIAVVTILTNDQKHRVVTNLKPVHQQIISYFGQYALEIYGLAAESARGTGFSCLAIEQNNYKNRLSWCET from the coding sequence ATGCTGAATCGAGATACAGTAAGTTCAGAGCAATTGGGGCATTTAGGACTTGTTGCAGCAACGATTAGAGAATTAGGGATAATAGAGAGAATTGATGCACGCCTTGAGTTAAATGAAAAAAAAGGAGGCGTGGTAAGCTATGGTCGTCGAGTAGCGGCGATGGTTATCAATGGGTTGGGTTTTATGAATAGCCGGTTGTATATGACGCCGCATTTTTTCCAAGATAAGCCTGTGGCTCAACTGCTTGGTTCAGAACTAGACGCGGCACACCTGAATGATGACAGTCTTGGTCGCTGCCTGGATAAAATCGCAGAATACGGTGTGACCAGGCTTTATTCGGAATTGGCTTTTGAGATTGCCCGAGAAAAAAATTTACTAAGCCAGAGACTGCATTTAGACAGTACAAGCTTTGTTCTTTACGGCCGCTATGACACAGAAGAGGCCGCGCCCGGGATTGCGCAACCAGACTACGGATATTCCAAAGCGAATCGCTCTGATCTAAAGCAAGTGATGCTGTCACTAGTACAAGGAGGAGCTGCGAATATCCCCTTATGGATGGAGGCCTTAGATGGGAATAGTAGTGATAAAACAAGTTTCCAAGAGACGGTTAGGAGGGTGCAAGCGTTTACACAAAGTATTCATGGGATGCCTGATGGCCTTTGTTTTGTGGTTGATGCCGCCTTTTATGTTCCAGAGCAGTTGGCAAGCCTCAATAACGTGTTTTGGATAACCCGAGTACCTGCACAGCTTAATGAAGCCAAAGTATTGTTGAACAAGCCTTGTGATGCTCTGACCTGGGAGCCGTTTGATGCAAACTATCGTGGAAGTGTTCATGAAACGGTTCTTTATGGTATTCCACAACGCTGGGTTTTGATTGAGTCGCAACAGGCGAGGTTGCGAGAGCTAAAGACTTTTCAGAGGCATTTGGATAAAAAATCTCAAGAGCTCATTAAATCCTTATGGCATCTTGGTCACCAGGTCTTTCAATGTCCTGACGATGCAAAGCAGGCATTAAAACCGCTCATCAAATCACTCAAATACCACCAAATTCATTATGAGATTCTACCTGTTGAACGCCATACAGGGAAAGGTCGCCCAAAACCTGGAGCTCAAAAAATGGTGATTGGATATCAAATACAAGCCTGTCTTTCTACCTGTCTGGAGAGGGTGGGTGCTAAAAAAGAAACACTGGGACGCTTTATTTTGGCCAGTAATCAATGTGATAGCTCGCTATTGAATAATCATGCCATGCTTCAACAATATAAAGAGCAATCCTGTGTCGAATCAAGCTTTAAATTCATGAAAAACAATGCCTTCGAACTGGACTCTTTCTTCCTTAAAACACCTGAGCGAATTACAGCCTTGATGATGGTAATGACGCTTTGTCTCATGGTGTACAATTTTGCTCAAGCTCACATCAGGCAATGCTTAAAGGAGCATGATGAAGCACTTCCCAATCAGCTGGGTAAGCCAGTACAAAATCCCACAATGAAATGGATTGCTGAGCTGATGAACGTGATAGCTGTTGTAACCATCCTGACAAACGATCAAAAACATCGTGTGGTAACTAATCTAAAACCAGTACATCAACAAATCATTTCTTATTTTGGTCAGTATGCTCTTGAAATCTATGGACTTGCCGCAGAATCTGCGCGTGGCACAGGCTTCTCCTGCCTGGCTATTGAACAGAATAATTATAAAAATCGTTTATCTTGGTGCGAAACGTAG
- a CDS encoding hemerythrin domain-containing protein has protein sequence MDIYDYLKMDHDKVEHLFKLFEDSKIVTRKKEIVALIAQELLVHAHAEQETLYRRLAEHPQTNEIALHGEKEHREIEDQINKVIQSKVSGKNWEKAVLKLKEIVEHHVREEEGELFNQAKKIISSRQAIVIKEKMHYLKGKFLLWLEKTKEEVAVKAKPAPKKGKKQAVKIRAKTHSQAARDYH, from the coding sequence ATGGATATTTATGACTATTTAAAAATGGATCATGACAAAGTTGAACATCTGTTTAAATTATTTGAAGATTCAAAAATAGTAACCCGTAAAAAGGAAATCGTTGCTTTAATTGCTCAGGAGTTATTAGTCCACGCTCACGCTGAGCAAGAGACTCTATATCGTAGACTGGCTGAACACCCTCAAACCAATGAAATCGCTTTGCACGGCGAGAAAGAACATCGTGAAATTGAAGACCAAATTAATAAGGTGATTCAAAGCAAAGTAAGTGGAAAAAATTGGGAGAAAGCGGTATTAAAATTAAAGGAAATCGTTGAGCACCATGTACGGGAAGAGGAAGGTGAACTATTTAATCAAGCCAAAAAAATTATTTCATCGCGACAAGCTATTGTTATTAAAGAAAAAATGCATTATTTAAAAGGAAAATTTTTGCTTTGGTTGGAAAAAACTAAAGAAGAGGTGGCCGTAAAAGCGAAGCCAGCGCCTAAAAAAGGAAAAAAACAGGCTGTAAAAATAAGAGCTAAAACGCATTCTCAGGCCGCGCGGGATTATCATTAA
- a CDS encoding response regulator transcription factor, with translation MVKTKQETLRKTNLIDSPFFKVFAKNYLNYLGNSNPTANQLAEIQALLSSTWIRLPICFDLRLSEQEKQCLYLSAQGKEVKDIAAFLKVSTRRVTQHRQSIFQKLDCKNITSAIIVGLRFGVIQAED, from the coding sequence ATGGTGAAAACAAAGCAAGAAACCTTGAGGAAAACGAATTTAATCGACAGTCCCTTTTTTAAAGTGTTTGCAAAAAACTACCTGAACTATTTAGGCAATAGTAATCCAACCGCTAACCAACTGGCCGAAATCCAGGCCTTGCTTTCCAGTACCTGGATAAGACTGCCGATTTGTTTCGATCTGCGTTTAAGTGAGCAGGAAAAGCAATGTCTTTACTTATCCGCCCAAGGTAAAGAGGTGAAAGACATCGCAGCTTTTTTAAAGGTATCCACCCGAAGAGTGACTCAGCATCGGCAATCCATCTTTCAAAAATTGGATTGTAAAAATATAACAAGCGCGATAATTGTTGGATTGCGGTTTGGAGTGATCCAGGCTGAGGATTGA